From the genome of Triticum aestivum cultivar Chinese Spring chromosome 3B, IWGSC CS RefSeq v2.1, whole genome shotgun sequence, one region includes:
- the LOC123069110 gene encoding uncharacterized protein, producing MAAARGGGSAARVGDWDVELGPGWDWRSIPQLLSSACIFICSGGCFGCCEKAAKHVGDLSKSLMAHAQNPTVAEEFWSTTTIEVDPADLRAPYNTSSWDLDLHGVGSSHNLGDSANHGFSLWQQTRDEWTENTRLRQQPVVKQIQEPVLSWNAAYESLLGSNKPFMQPIPLHEMVDFLVDIWEQEGLYD from the exons ATGGCGGCGGCACGCGGCGGCGGATCGGCGGCGAGGGTCGGCGACTGGGACGTCGAGCTGGGGCCCGGCTGGGACTGGCGCTCCATCCCGCAGTTGCTCTCCTCCGCCTGCATCTTCATCTGCTCCGG AGGCTGTTTTGGATGCTGTGAGAAGGCCGCAAAACACGTAGGCGATCTTTCCAAGAGCTTAATGGCCCATGCCCAGAATCCCACGGTGGCAGAGGAATTTTGGAGTACGACCACCATCGAGGTTGATCCAGCAGACCTACGAGCACCATACAACACATCCTCTTGGGACCTTGATCTGCATGGAGTGGGAAGCAGCCATAACCTGGGCGACTCTGCTAATCATG GTTTTTCTCTTTGGCAACAAACTAGGGATGAATGGACTGAGAATACAAGGTTAAGGCAACAACCTGTGGTGAAACAGATCCAGGAACCAGTGTTGAG TTGGAATGCAGCGTATGAAAGTTTGCTTGGATCAAATAAACCATTCATGCAGCCCATCCCTCTACAT GAGATGGTTGATTTCCTCGTGGACATCTGGGAGCAAGAGGGGCTGTATGACTAG